A window of the Eulemur rufifrons isolate Redbay chromosome 6, OSU_ERuf_1, whole genome shotgun sequence genome harbors these coding sequences:
- the SERPING1 gene encoding plasma protease C1 inhibitor, translating into MASGLTPLTLLLLLLLAGNGASSNPNTTSSSSRDPKSLQRKSQGNIVEGDSPKIPTVQHIEESSLPTTNPATNSTTSSATQVTASTADEPTTQPTTQPPTDPPTQPTSEPFCPGPGTPCSDLERHSAEAVLGDALIDFSLKLYRAFSAVKEAQTNMAFSPFSIASLLTHVLLGAGNITRRNLESVLSYPEDFACVHQALKAFTSKGVTSVSQIFHSPDLAIRDTFVNTSQSLYGSSPRVLGNNSDANLKLINSWVAENTNQKIKDLLDSLPLDTRLVLLNAVYLSAKWKTAFSRSKTRVEPFYFQDSVIKVPMMTSKKYPVAHFIDPTLKAKVGQLQLSHNLSVVLLVPQTLKHRLEDVEQALSPTVFRAIMKKLEMSKFNPTLLMMPRIKVKTSQDMLSIMEKLEFFDFSYDLDLCGLTRDPDLAVSAMQHQTVLELTETGVEAAAASAVSVARTLLVFDVQQPFLFLLWDQQHKFPVFMGRIYDPRA; encoded by the exons ATGGCCTCAGGGCTGACCCCGCTgaccctcctgctgctgctgctgctggctggg AATGGAGCCTCCTCAAATCCAAATACTaccagctccagctccagggaTCCAAAGAGTTTGCAAAGGAAAAGCCAAGGGAACATCGTGGAGGGCGATAGCCCCAAGATTCCAACCGTTCAGCACATCGAAGAGTCTTCGTTGCCAACGACCAACCCAGCAACCAACTCAACAACCAGCTCAGCCACCCAAGTAACAGCTAGTACTGCTGATGAACCCACCACCCAACCAACTACCCAGCCCCCGACAGATCCTCCTACCCAGCCCACTTCTGAGCCCttctgcccagggcctggcactccCTGCTCTGATTTGGAGCGTCACTCAGCAGAAGCTGTGCTGGGGGATGCTTTGATAGATTTCTCCCTGAAGCTCTACCGTGCCTTCTCAGCAGTGAAGGAGGCTCAGACCAACATGgccttttccccattcagtattgCCAGCCTCCTCACCCACGTCCTGCTTG GGGCTGGGAACATCACCAGAAGAAACCTAGAGAGTGTCCTCTCCTACCCCGAGGACTTTGCCTGTGTCCACCAGGCGCTGAAGGCCTTCACGTCCAAAGGCGTCACCTCAGTCTCTCAGATCTTCCACAGCCCAG ACCTGGCCATAAGGGACACCTTTGTGAACACCTCTCAGAGCCTGTATGGCAGCAGCCCCAGAGTCCTGGGTAATAACAGTGATGCCAATTTGAAGCTCATCAACTCCTGGGTGGCCGAGAACACCAACCAGAAGATCAAGGACCTGCTAGACAGCCTGCCTTTGGACACCCGCCTTGTCCTCCTCAATGCTGTCTACCTAAGTG CCAAGTGGAAGACAGCATTTTCTCGCAGTAAAACCAGGGTGGAGCCTTTTTACTTCCAAGACTCTGTTATAAAAGTGCCCATGATGACTAGCAAGAAGTACCCTGTGGCCCATTTCATTGACCCAACTTTGAAGGCCAAG GTGGGGCAGCTGCAGCTCTCCCACAACCTGAGCGTGGTGCTCCTGGTGCCCCAGACCCTGAAACACCGCCTCGAAGATGTGGAGCAGGCTCTCAGCCCCACTGTCTTCAGGGCCATCATGAAGAAGCTGGAGATGTCCAAATTCAATCCCACGCTCCTAATGATGCCCCGCATCAAAGTGAAGACCAGCCAGGACATGCTGTCAATCATGGAGAAACTGG AATTCTTCGATTTTTCTTATGACCTCGACCTGTGTGGGCTGACGAGGGACCCGGATCTTGCAGTTTCTGCGATGCAGCACCAGACGGTGCTGGAGCTGACAGAGACCGGGGTGGAGG